From one Larimichthys crocea isolate SSNF chromosome XVIII, L_crocea_2.0, whole genome shotgun sequence genomic stretch:
- the heg1 gene encoding protein HEG, translating into METWFLNHVLGLSLAVLLLGLQPPLGAGTPGNNSTDSVTAGFDYSPATDEVSDVENNNATSTSYSSESLSPSQRNILLTHTAETHTAAAGHFDTEQTQTFTETSSRSLETISLSTEPLTSTLVIATTEASSSSISSGSSSISTTSTSGSSSGSGSSIGSGSGSSRSKHQQRQHQQRSGSSSTGSSSTSTSSSSRKDFVNTDQVPDVFSAVSSETSSFMLTDETRLPQDSPDTTLRQVDASSSMSHTALHTDSTYTSTTITRAGERTLLSVTSSSSNSTSSFFTEDSNSHQPPSTWGISAKATETEDYTHSALSTRTDSRDTTDQHMTSSFKGTFPETGSPGGPRGTHSLTRQPNGTSHQHTSTSEETSNSTPPLRVTEPSTDQSEVSVSSTPPITSPAGGPTNISGTDQGSGSSVETSTESSTGVLSSSTENQEGTEWVSSQTSEQSVGFGLTTGPPTVSSSTSGLDNSLTDTTALITEVFPTSMPVTVTERSHITEENTFKATASINPPTTTTTTTTTTTPSPLPATSSSRFTSTASSSAPGSLTEATILYTTPPTTVSSTPALQTSTMHPTHRASPSQTQGPSTGMAKPTKTTTLRVETSTGALGITTSRSLHITTTYMHSTPTKSTEVQQTTGKQTDRGTTELVVTTSPTDFKSTKVPPLPENPCVSNPCMNGGMCVSYKNHQYTCQCQQAWTGPTCNQDMDECEDNPCPVGSKCVNRRGSFSCECPLGFDLEDGRTCTRAKTFLGTFSVKKQPHDPVIFKSTTVHEIQREIILLLNASLSVLRGYSRSLLSKKGEDGLHISAVNMFSISTDVTSAEVNNSIQMFLSNCSSSLAHCRMVLHHQLEFHVESLCVAQKTQCDTERSTCTDDSGTAHCQCLQGYYKHNPEDQSCLECGDGYKLENGTCVPCMFGFGGFNCGNFYKLIAVVVSPAGGALLLILVIALIVTCCKKDKNDINKIIFKSGDLQMSPYADFAKNNRISMEWGRETIEMQENGSTKNLLQMTDIYYSPALRNSDLERNGLYPFPGLPGSRHSCIYPAQWNPSFISDDSRRRDYF; encoded by the exons ATGGAAACGTGGTTTTTGAATCACGTCCTCGGTTTGTCTCTGGCGGTACTCCTGCTGGGTCTGCAGCCCCCCCTCGGTGCAGGGACCCCCGGTAACAACAGCACGGATTCGGTCACGGCAGGATTTGATTACTCACCCGCCACAGATGAAGTCAGCGACGTGGAAAACAACAATGCAACTTCAACTTCATACTCCAGCGAGAGTTTATCCCCATCACAGAGGAACatcctgctcacacacactgctgaaacacacactgctgctgctggacactTCG ACACTGAGCAGACACAAACCTTCACAGAAACAAGCAGCAGGTCACTAGAAACCATAAGTCTGTCGACTGAGCCACTCACCTCCACCCTTGTTATAGCCACCACTGAGGCCAGCAGCAGTAGTATCAGCAGCGGCAGTAGCAGCAtcagcaccaccagcaccagtggcagcagcagcggcagtggcagcagcatcGGCAgcggcagtggcagcagcagaagca AGCACCAGCAGCGGCAGCaccagcagcg cagcggcagcagcagcaccggcagcagcagcaccagcaccagcagcagcagcaggaaagaCTTTGTTAACACAGACCAGGTGCCAGATGTATTCTCTGCTGTGTCCTCGGAGACTAGTTCCTTTATGTTGACAGATGAGACCAGACTGCCCCAGGACAGCCCAGACACCACCCTCCGACAAGTAGATGCTTCATCCTCGATGTCCCACACAGCCCTCCACACCGACAGCACCTACACTTCCACCACCATCACCCGAGCTGGGGAGAGGACCCTGCTGTCTGTCACCTCCTCTTCCAGCAACagcacctcctctttctttacagaGGACTCCAACTCCCATCAGCCCCCTTCTACCTGGGGTATTTCTGCAAAGGCTACAGAGACGGAGGACTATACCCACAGTGCCTTGTCCACCAGGACGGACAGCAGGGACACAACAGACCAGCACATGACCTCCTCTTTCAAGGGGACGTTCCCAGAGACTGGGAGCCCAGGGGGGCCCAGAGGAACCCACAGTTTAACCAGACAACCTAATGGCACCAGCCATCAGCACACCTCAACATCGGAGGAGACCTCCAACTCGACACCCCCTCTCAGAGTGACAGAGCCCAGCACAGACCAATCCGAAGTGTCCGTTTCGTCCACACCTCCCATCACCTCACCTGCAGGAGGTCCTACAAACATCTCCGGGACAGACCAGGGGTCGGGCTCTAGTGTTGAAACGTCCACTGAATCCTCCACAGGAGTCCTTAGCTCGAGCACTGAGAACCAGGAAGGGACTGAGTGGGTTTCATCACAAACCAGTGAGCAAAGCGTGGGCTTTGGGCTGACCACAGGACCCCCTACAGTCAGCAGTAGTACATCTGGACTGGACAACTCTCTAACAGACACTACAGCGCTGATTACTGAGGTCTTCCCCACCAGCATGCCTGTCACTGTCACAGAAAG ATCACATATAACAGAGGAAAATACATTCAAAGCCACTGCCTCCATCAAccccccaaccaccaccaccaccaccaccaccaccactacaccATCTCCCCTACCTGCAACCTCATCCTCCAGGTTCACTAGCACTGCTAGCAGCTCTGCTCCAGGGTCACTGACCGAGGCCACCATCCTGTACACTACGCCCCCCACCACCGTGTCCTCCACCCCTGCTCTGCAGACCAGTACAATGCACCCAACTCACCGTGCATCACCCAGCCAAACCCAGGGGCCTTCAACTGGGATGGCTAAGCCAACAAAAACCACCACTCTGCGGGTAGAAACAAGCACGGGCGCTCTTGGGATCACCACATCTCGAAGCCTGCACATTACCACCACCTACATGCACAGCACCCCGACCAAGAGTACAGAGGTCCAGCAGACCACcgggaaacaaacagacagaggaacCACGGAGCTGGTGGTGACGACATCTCCCACCGACTTTAAGTCCACCAAGGTACCACCACTACCAG AAAACCCATGTGTGTCAAACCCTTGCATGAACGGAGGGATGTGTGTAAGCTATAAAAATCATCAATACACCTGCCAGTGTCAGCAGGCATGGACAGGACCGACCTGCAACCAGG ATATGGATGAGTGTGAGGACAACCCCTGCCCGGTCGGGTCCAAGTGTGTGAACAGAAGAGGATCCTTCAGCTGTGAATGTCCGCTCGGCTTTGACCTGGAAGACGGACGCACCTGCAccagag CAAAGACGTTTCTGGGAACTTTTAGTGTTAAGAAGCAGCCACATGATCCTGTTATCTTCAAGAGCACCACCGTGCATGAGATCCAGAGAGAGATCATTCTGCTG CTCAATGCTTCATTGTCAGTCCTTCGAGGTTACAGCCGCTCCCTGCTGAGTAAGAA AGGAGAAGACGGGCTTCATATCTcagctgtcaacatgttttCCATTTCCACCGATGTGACGAGTGCCGAGGTCAACAACAGCATTCAGATGTTTCTCAGcaactgcagctcctcattgGCTCACTGTCGGATGGTCCTGCACCACCAGCTTGAATTTCACG TGGAAAGCCTGTGTGTGGCCCAGAAGACTCAGTGTGATACAGAGCGCTCCACCTGCACAGACGACAGTGGTACAGCCCACTGCCAGTGTCTGCAAGGATACTACAAACACAACCCCGAGGACCAGTCCTGCTTAG AATGTGGGGATGGCTACAAGCTGGAAAATGGAACTTGCGTTCC GTGCATGTTTGGATTTGGAGGATTCAACTGCGGAAATT tttACAAGCTGATCGCAGTCGTGGTGTCACCTGCCGGGGGCGCTCTGCTCCTCATCCTCGTCATCGCTCTCATTGTCACCTGTTGCAA GAAAGACAAGAACGACATTAACAAGATCATCTTCAAGAGTGGAGACCTGCAGATGTCCCCGTATGCAGATTTCGCCAAAAATAACCGAATATCCATGGAGTGGGGCAGGGAAACCATAGAGATGCAAGAGAACGGCAGCACCAAGAACCTGCTGCAGATGACTGACATTTACTACTCT CCTGCGTTACGTAATTCAGACCTGGAGAGAAATGGCCTGTATCCGTTCCCAGGCCTGCCGGGTTCTCGCCACTCTTGCATCTACCCGGCCCAGTGGAACCCCTCCTTCATCAGTGATGACTCACGAAGAAGAGACTACTtctaa